TACCAATAATAGGATTTACACGCTTATTTACAAAGGCTCTAGACTAGCAGCTTTATATAAATTTACTTTAAAAAGCCCCCAAAGTTGGTGACCCAGTTCATCAGAGTTTCGGTTCCATCGCCATTCGCATTCCCTCAGGTGCAAATCAAAGTTTTTGGTTACGCCATTGAATTTGGCGGGCCTTTGTTTGGTAAAACTCCGGAAGCTTTCAATACCATTGATGCGCCCGGTACCATCTGCAAACTCATTTTGTCCGTGATTAACGCGCAAATGTTTAGAGTAGCCCGCATCGACCAGGCCGCTGTAACCGCGCCGGCTATCAGAATAAAAACACTCTCCAGAGAGACCTTTCCCAATATAACAGCTTGAAGTGTTTGCTTTTTACAATCAGGAACGATTTCGGTATAAACCCTGCCGTCTCTTTCGAAAATACCAAAGACGGGTTGTTTAAGCGTTCCTCTGCCACGCTTTGACTTGCCATGGAAACCGCGCTACAAATAGCTTTCATCAACCTCCATGCTGCCGTATAACAGGTCTTTTTGCTCGCTTTGGCAGCGGTATATTTCGTGTCTGAAAATGCGATACCGGTGGTTGATGGTATTGCGGTTGAAGCCTGTCGGCAAAGCGGTTTTGAGGCTTCTATACCGACACAAAAATGCTTGATAATTTTTTGAGCTGATGGTCACTTAACTTGGTGTTATATTTCATTTTTCTAGGCTAACAGAGCTATTCTGCTAGTCTAGAGCCTCACAAAAACATATTTGGAATGTTTCCCTATCTGCCACCTTAAACCCCCAATTGCGGCGCCATTTAAAACGACAACCAAAGATTTACTAGCTTTCATCTCATCAAAATAACACCAAGCAACTTTACGATCTAAATCTATTTGGTTCCACTTAAGATTTAAAACATTACTTTGCCTTAAACCAGTATTGAAGCTAAATATAATCAGGTCAGCAAAGTACCGTGTTCTTGCCACCCATATCAGCCTTTGAGCTTCAGCAGGCTTTAACCAACAAACTCATCCTTCATTCTCTTTATATTTTTCTATGAATGGCGCTTTGTCTATCCATTTCCATTTTTTTGCAGCTGCATTCAAAATAGAAATGATATAGAGATAAATAGCGGTTCTTTGTACTGTCTTTGCAATTCAGATTATCCACTACATTCATTACGAAGTCGTTATCAATATGGTGTAAATAGACCTCTGAATTGTGTCAGCAAACGTAGTTTTGATTTATCATTATTAATAACTACTTATTTTTTCTGATTTTTCTTTAAGCTATTTCAAAGCAGCTTCATCCCATAAACGCTTAGGCTTGTGGCCAAGATGGGAAACGCACCAAGCATTATGCTTAAATTCATCTCTCAGGTTTTCAGCTGATTTTTTGTCTTTCGTACGAGCAGAGCGTCTAACTCTTTTTTCACCGGGTATTGCAATGTCAACGTAATATATGCATGCCGCTTTTGCAACGGTACAAGCCCCCATGTTGTAAGCATTTTTCTTCACTCCTACTTTTGAACGAAGCCTGCAATTGCATATTTTCTTGTTCGGGCAGAAAAGCGTCAAGGGCAGGTTGGGTAATGCAATATCCCCCCCGGCAGTGCTCCCGTATATTTTCTCTTTGTGCGGCAGAAATCATTCTGCCGGTCTGCATCGTGGCCCTCATAGCTGTCTGACGGCTCTCTGACGGCTTTGTGATCAAAGTAATAACGGCTGTTTTTAGACAGCAGGAACAGGTATTCATGGGCACGGACGCAGCGGTCGGTTACGGATTCGGGCATGGGTTGGTTTTGTGCCAAATGATGTCTTGGCGCAGATACCAGCCGTCGGCCTGTAACGCCAAAGCCACCCTCCACGGAATGCCGATCAGGTCTTTGGTTTTGAGGCCATCTGAAAGCGGTGCAGTTTTAACTTCGTTGAAGCTGTGTGCTTTCAGACGGCCTTTCGGCCGCTTTAGGGACTGTGGCGGTTTCGGCTGCTGTTGCGGCCGTTTCTGACGTTGGGGCATCGGCTATCGGGGCAACGGGTTCCGCCGCTGTCCTGGTTCGGGGTTAGGATCGAGTTTGAGTTTGGAGTTCGCTGTCCATATCGCGCTCCTGTGAAACAGAAGCCTCCCTAGTCAGGGGGGCCGGGTTTGGCGGTTCGGCAGGTGGCGGGGCAGCCCGACAGACGAACTTCTTCGGCAACGATGGTCGCCTACTCTTCATCTCCTTCCCGCCATGGGGCAGCAGCGGGGCGCTTCGGCTTCGGGAGCCGCTGCTGGTTACGGTTCGCGGATTTTCTGATATCACAAACAATAACCGTCATAACTCACTATCAGGCCGTCTGAAAATATTTTTCAGACGGCCTGATAGTTTAAAAATATGATGTTTTTCAAATATCGGTGCCACAGCCTTGTGTCGCTCTGGTTGGTTTTACTATGCCCGTATTTGCCGATGACTGCGGTGTCGAAGATATGCAGATGCACCACCATGTGCGCATAAGGCGCCTATTGTGTTGAAAGACGTAACAAAAATATACGCCGTTTTCAGACGGCCTGTTGGTTTCCGGCCGGATTGACCCGCTCGCTGCTCGGCGGCGCTGAGTTGTTGGGCAGTCGGCACACGGCTCATGCTTTTGTCCGGCCCGAATCCCCACAGACTGACCGACGGGCCGATGGTTACATCGATGACGCCTTCGGTGGGGGCGTGCCGGACTCCGGGCAAACTCAGTTATGGTGAAAAACAAACATTTTACCGTGCGGGGTTTTGCAAAAGCTTCCGATCTGTTTTCTTTCCAGACGCCTTAATGTTATGATATTTGAAATAATAACTTAAAGAATAATTATATGAGTATCAAACAGTGGCCCGAAGGGGAACGGCCGCGTGAAAAACTGCTGGCGCGCGGTGCGGCGGCGTTAAGTGATGCCGAGTTGCTTGCCATTCTGCTCCGGGTGGGCACACGGGGCATGAGTGCGGTAGACTTGGCGCGCTATCTGCTTAACGAGTTCGGCAGCTTGGGCAAGTTGATGAGTGCCGATGCCAAAACCCTGTCGGTGCATAAAGGCATGGGGCTGGCGGGCTACACGCAGTTTGCGGTAGTGCGTGAAATAGGCCGGCGCGTGCTGGGGGAAGAGCTGCATGAAAACGCCGTTTTCAAC
This genomic interval from Neisseria musculi contains the following:
- a CDS encoding tyrosine-type recombinase/integrase — translated: MARTRYFADLIIFSFNTGLRQSNVLNLKWNQIDLDRKVAWCYFDEMKASKSLVVVLNGAAIGGLRWQIGKHSKYVFVRL
- a CDS encoding FAD:protein FMN transferase; amino-acid sequence: MPGVRHAPTEGVIDVTIGPSVSLWGFGPDKSMSRVPTAQQLSAAEQRAGQSGRKPTGRLKTAYIFVTSFNTIGALCAHGGASAYLRHRSHRQIRA